In Mangifera indica cultivar Alphonso chromosome 7, CATAS_Mindica_2.1, whole genome shotgun sequence, the genomic window tacttgcACCTCTTAAAtacaaacataataatttcctttaccaatttaaaaagttataagtTTGACtcctatttttaattgaaaagaatattaaaactttaatttcaaaCCTATAATCACACTTATTATAGTTGAAATCGTACTGGTTTGGTGTCGTTCCAACTTAATCACATAGGATTTCATACACCATCTCATatgattcaattaaaattacatcGAAACTAGTGTGATTTTAATCATAATCATGCAATAGTGtgattatagttaaaattataatgtcTCAttgtaattcaattaaaatcagACAGTACAATTCAACaagaatcatatcaaaatagtataattttaaTCGTATCAtacaatttcaaatataatttagttgAAATCAAATTTAGCTATTTAACTGTTCAAATTTACCAGTTGgataagtattttaattttatttttttataattattttttataatgattaatgctaaatcataaattaatggTGAAAAGTacaattaattaagtttttaaggCAAATGTTGTTTAACTTtgacaaatattgaaatatagaagagtaatttcatcatttcaatatatttatccaaaaatttaaccaaaagTGGGAAAGtgtcactttttaaattcaAAGGTGGGAAAGTGACATTGAGTTTAAAAAAGGGTGGAGCAAATGTTTTTACCTTAAAATTATGCCAGTCTTTTACCATCGTCATAAAAAACTGTTTCGACCcagttttttatgttttttctttctgcTTAGAGGCTTCGCGGTCATGGCTTTCCTTCTATAGAAAAGGTGGATTCTTTGCACTGTTCAAAAGTTTtaagtgaagaaaaaagaaatcacaGATAGTGCTATCACCATTAAAGTGTACCTCTACTGTACAATTATTTGCTTTCTcacattactttttttttttcttgaattcacGTACATGAACCAGTCCATATGATTTCCACTTTTAAAGTAGGAATTTTGTACAAAAAACTGTAAAAATATGATAACAGAAGACCAAAAAAAGGGTCCTTCTTGTTTCATGAGGAGGCTTCAAAGTTCAAACCCTAGCAGATATAAGTCACTTTTTAATGGTGAttcttgttttatattttggtgCACAGGTGGGGCTGGTGAGGAATGGGAGAAAGGTAAGCTGAAAGCGAAGAGATTTAAACAGTAATGTCTGTTCATCCATTTAAATGAGAAAATTGTGAATATAATTGTACCATATTCCATCTTTTCAGCTCTTTTTCCAGATAAGAATTCATCTCTGCCATCTTTTATAATACCATTTTCTTAGACAGCAAGCTGCAAGATGCTGACTTACCAATCAAACCCATCAATTgatgttgaaataaaattgaatagaCAAGTcgcctttaaaaaaaaaaaattcctctcTAGTCTGTCCATTTTTGTGGATTCCCATTATATTTTCtgcttaaacaaatattatattattgttattgtcaaGCAAGGCTTTATCATGTAAGCTGTATTGAAGTTGCgcttatttaatatcaatttaattagaaatagtGTTATacctataatttttatatataaataatgatgtattattatgtaattgaataataaaaaattagagatgaaataatatctaattatataataatatattattatttttatacaaaaattatacacataatattattgatttaattagtgGCCACTGAACTGTTTAGTTCTTGGATAAGCTTGGAATTTAGCCACCATTTATGAATCTTTCTTAGGTCAAAATTTGCCAATCTTAAAAAGAAATCATCGGGCCATATTCCATGTATGTTGAACCTCCAACAGCTAGCCAATCTTTCTTCGTATgcattattattaatcaaaccCTGAAAAAGAAGTTAAGTGGTCCTAATTATAAAAGCactgttatatgtataaataatatacataattttatttataaataatcatatgttattatttaattaaataattttaaattaaaaaataatatctaattacataatgacatatttttatttgtatatgttattttaatgtaattataaagTAAGTATCAATTGATAGTCTCCATCAGATAGTTTAATAGGCAAAAGCTATGAAATCTCCATACAATCCCAAGAGAGCTTAGATTCGAGACTCATTGACaagatttttgaattattgaatctaataattataaatcagtaattaaatttaagattttacttatttaatacaATTGATTGATCTCAATATAAACAAGTCAGCTTTGGTGGGATTCCTAGTcatgacccaaaaaaaaaaaaagtactaaCTGATTGCAAAATTTAGTATAATAATACCCTTTAGAAGCTCTGAACGTTGATGGTCTACTCCACTCCTGGTACAAAAGCAAGCTTCTCCATTATTAGTATGctgatgataaaaaatatatgtatatttccCTACTTGGGAACGAAGAAAGAAATCATCCTACCGAAGCTATGAGATTTCTTTGACTTAGTTTAAGTTTATGCCCATGGCACTGTTTGTATCAGAgcgagaaagagaaagaaagaaatttacaTCAGAATCCATCAACGTTTTGTTTTTAAGTgcgtttttgttttttaaattgtttttgcaGTAATGGAGAATCTTTAACTGAGAATACGTCATGTCCCTTTGGCCTTCAGTGTAAAGGtaagggtttgatttttttcatcaaaattcatattttaattcaagAAAGACAACAGAATCCAGTTCATGGCTTCCATCAGCATGTAAATTAACACAAAGCACTCTCCCCCACCTTTTTTTGACCATGTTAGTGCCaccttttaaatttgtttaattaaggaataattagaattaaaaactttattaaggGAAGCCTAATAAGCCATGCAAACATGTAATGCAACTACTGGTTGTACGTTTTAACTTATCAGTAATGACaatattaatgtttaaattatgcATTGAGCAATGTAAAAGGTTTAGGGGGGACGGTCGATGGTAAGCTTTACAGACAGTGACTCGCAATGTGGCCACTCGGGTCTAAGCCTCAACTGGCATGCATGATTAGTACTGAGATTCTTGCTGTTTactgtataattaattattaattgttacCGCTGATGTTGAGAGTTTCTGTATTTGTAGTTGCATTTCCATTTATGGCAGTATTTGAGGAATAACTGTACTGTGTACAGGACTAAAGTAAGCGGACAGAAGGAATAATTTGGCACAGATTACTCATAAAGCTTACTGATAGCAGCAGTCACCCTTTGAAGTTTCAACTAAAGATTAAAGGGGCCTGAAGATTGCCCGCCTGGCAGAATCTCCATTGAAACTTGAAGCTGTACCCTGTGGCCCAAGGTGCCTTTAAAGAGTAATTTGAGTATTGAAGAAAAGAGGTTCCAAATACAAGATGAGGGACTTTAAATCCCCTCtaacataatttcaaaattaaacttttattgtaAACTTGTTGCAGATTAATTTCTGCCTGGCAGCATTAAAATTCATAGACGAATACTTGGAAAAACAGACGGAAGAACTGTTAATTATTCTACTACTTTTTTTCCATGAAAAAGATTAAGATTCATCCCCTGCTCTGTCAGACTAAAAAGCTGAGGAAAAGCCCAGTTTTGTGCTGCAGCATTAGTACCTAGTAcagaataaattaattacttattttttgtataaatgcTTCTTAATTTGATTGGAAATTTTGGACTGCCTAGCGAAATATAGCATGCCaggaatatttatttatttttttaatgtacacttaattgaataaatatattcaGGAATAATTTACTTTCGTAAAGAAAAGGAATCAGTAGACATTCCCCagttaaaaatgaatatttatatcagtccattaaattaaaaaaaaaaaaaaaactgcataattcTGATATCTCAGCTTCCATCGAAGAAAAGAGATCAAGCAAATCAGAAAGCAGAGTGATGGACAAGTCCAAAACGCTGTCTAATGTAACAAAACACAACATGTTTCTTCTCcagtttttgtttttactgTTCTTACAAGTTATGTTAGTGCGGTCTGGGATCATTCCTTTGTCAATTCAAGAATAATCCAAATGAGCTCACTGTTGAATCACCTGATTCATAAGTATAACtgagaaattaaaagaagaatTCAATCACGGATCTCCCATGTGAGTTTGATTGCAGGATCGCAGTGGCTCTAGacctataaatatatacaaactcTAGCATTACAATTATTTCAGTCAAAAAGTAGAAATAGAAGATAAAGCATTAAAGCTCCTCTTTGAACAAACATAACATGCGTATAAGTGAAGAAATGTATAAATAAGATGGTCTAAGTCAATAAATGGCTGGCTGCTGTCTTCTCTTCGTGTACATGAGCGATGAAACATGTGTCAAGCAGGCACTGAAACTCATCACAAAGCAACCCCACGTTGAAATTTCCCATTCCAGCGGGAAATcattttcaaaaggaaaaaaaaatatattatcatcaaCAGGTAAATGCAGAATTGACTGGTGGAATGAAGGGTTTAAAAAATCTTCTGGGGCCATCTACTTTGACGAGTGTAACATGGCTTCACCGCCATTCTAAACTGAGGAGGAATTTAAGTCCAATTTGGGGAAAAAATGATGAGTAAATTCTTGATGAAGTGACTGATGAAATTGACAAGCACatgattttttcatataaagttTCCTCTATGACTGTTGGCACATTTCAAGCATAAAACGGAGTATAGTGTCAAAGTCACGAGATTCCTTTTGGCATCAGCTGCCTCTCCCTATCAGATTAATTTGTCGTTTATTTGTTAATCAACTTAAATTTCGgattcttaataaatttagagaTCAAACACAGTTCAATGTACATATAAGTTCATCAGCATGTATGTGCTCCATGTAAAAGTTCTTCAGTTTCTCCTCATAGTTCGCAACTTTTTTCTGGGCACAAATCAAGCAAATCCCGAAAAAGTGACAGCATGATTGTTTGGTCAAATAAAAGTTTGCAGCCCTAAAAAAAAGTTCTACCGTTGATTctttaattaaggataaaaaatcatattaccataaagaaagaaaaacatagaGCTTTTCAAACTTGCTGTCATCTAAAGATGAATGGTGATAGACCCAACTATCACATGCAGCAGCCCTTCACAGCCCTAAAAAAATTGCACCAGCCGGGAATCGAACCCGGGTCTGTACCGTGGCAGGGTACTATTCTACCACTAGACCACTGGTGCTCGATGACCGCAAGTTCaaacatatgataaaatatatctgattattagCTGTCCAGAATCACGTTACTTAAGCAAGGCTGTCGATTATCAAAAACATTATTTAGCTTAATTTCCTGAATCTGGACTAGATtagtttattgttaaaattataaaaataaatggaacataaaaaataaaaagttgaacATGTATCATGTAATTGTATCCTCTTCCTTCTCTGATCTTCCGCAACTCCTCATCATGCGTGTAATTGTTTAGATTCAAGTACTTGTGAAACCAtaatttatctgatataataattgtacATCTGATCATTGTGTCTCAAATTGATCTATTTAATAAATACGAATAAAGTctttagtaaaaaataaaagttaaattaacaaaagagaaaatatttgtCAAGTGAATTTTATGGTGTCAATTGTTAATTTGGGGTTACGATAATCTTGATTACTCTCATCCTTAAATCATGTTTGACCGAACTTAGGTTAGAAACGTAATTCACTATTCAAGTTAGAATTAAAACCACTAAATAAACAcataagtattaataataatgtatggtcgtatgattaaataattttaaattaaaaataaaattatatttaattatataataaaatactattattaaaacttaacttaatatttattatgaatacATATGATATTGCTTGTGTTATGTATCAGTTTgtcaataaaattttcttaacattttatggataaataaaattaaaataaaaaatcattacaaACATTTATGATCAGACCTATGGAAATGATTGGCCCAAAACCCTACTTTACAAAGAGTATAGGCCCATTAAACTCCACACAATCAAAATCCAAGGTTTAAGATATCCCTACCTCTTCATGTTGCCCGGCCTCATCTCAATCCTTAAAGTTTACAATAAGATATACATGCAGGCATGACCGGGTTAGGTCGaggggtaattaattaaaataagaaaaattttaagcatttatacttttttaggccaccctagaaaagttttatcaaaataagtaaaccgtattttttttaccctttttacccttatgttgaaaaaccaagtaaaaatattttttctgaaaatgtgcgttggtttatggtggttatgatggtggctagggattttacactgaaaccctaaatatatcgaattatgtatatggatgtttttgaatatttcgaacgcttaaaatgatgtagtttcaatgttaatggatgtctggaagtgtagccattgagagacaaaagcgcgcaaatttacagtgtcacaCAAACTGCGCAAATCAcgcaaacactgtttacacCGCGCAAACCTGTTCACATCGCGCAAACACTGATTACATCGCACAAAAGTAGATATTATAGtatgtgaacagtattttttgcGTGATTTTACAAGCAGTTTGCGCGATGTGAGTAGTATTTGCGCAGTTGGCGcaacactgttcacagtttgcgtgacactgttcacagtttacgcttttgtctctcaacggctacacttctaagcatccattaacatcgaaactacatcattttaagcgttcgaaacattcaaaaacatccatatatattcgacatatttagggtttcactgtaaaatacCTAGCTACCATCGTAACCGCCATAAATCGACGtatattttcagaaaaaatattttacttggtttttcaacataagggtaaaaagggtaaaaaaaatacggtttgcttattttggtaaaacttttctaagatggcctaaaaacgtataaacgtttaaaattttacttattttaattaattaccctagGTCGAGACGtattcaaatgatataatattatgtcataaaaactatataatattgaataataatattaataattgactttatgaatttattttttaaaattgaggtggaaaaaaaaaaaaaattaatggtgcGACCATTTGAAAGCGAGGTTCTCGCAAATCGGGACCCATTCTGAAATCTCTCCTCTGTGTGAGGAAGTAGCGACGATGGTGGCGATGCAAGAGAGCATTGTCGTCCTTGCCATTCTCCTTATGTTGATACTGATCCTTGTTCTCATCGTGATCGCCTGTAAACCATGGCGCTTTTTTGACTCTTCTTCTCGCTCTCGCATCATCGTTAAggttctttttaatttttttctatgatCATCGGCTTCGGTTTCTCagattttcttttgatttattcatttatgcttttttggttaatttagcTGGAAATGTACCGTGAGGttatagtttttgttttgtGGCGCGTGATCAGTTGagttttaaattgtattttgcTAGCATTTAGGGTTGTCGTTTTAGTTCCTTTAATCTTGTTTTAGTCATTGATTGTGATTAATTGATTACTTAATTGGTGCTTTAGCTATGCTTTGGAATGGATTTTGTTGAATGCATTTTACTCGTTTCAGATACGGTGAACGTTTTTCATATGAATTCTTTTGGAGTTTTTTTAACCTGTTGAATCTCAGAAGTACTGAAATGGAGGGATTTATGAGTGGTAAATGCTATTAttgaatttatgtaatttatggcaggaattcattttttatctgATGGCTGCTCcttatcattgttattattattcttttgaatgatttgatgttttcatctttttggaaGGTAAAGACTTTCTATATGTAACATTGGTATTTTGAATGCTTTAGCTCACTTTGGCTGTAAGAAATCACAAACTGTTTCTGGATTTTTGCACCGATGGAAAATCTACTTTGACATTAGGGATAAGTGACTTCCTATTGAACACCACAGGCTTTTGGTGCAAATAACGTGTAGGTGATTCTGTGTTCTtgcatataaattttgatttaaactaGTTTTCACTGTATCCTATAACAAATCTAGTGGGTCAAATGTTGATTGGAAGCCTTTTGCATCATTTGGTATCTTGAAAAATGTCTTTGAGCATGAGATTTTGCCATTGTTTTAGAGTAGGACATGATGATGTTGTAGCATGTTTGTTTACATAAATATAGAGTTTTGTGTTGGTGTTTTGTGGACATTTGTGTTGATTTCACACCACATTAGAAAATTCCAGATATGCTACAATTTCAGATTGATTATGTCCCTTTAGGTATAACTTTCTCATTGACTTCATTTTCTTCAcatttggtgcatttgttgaAGGCTGATGAACTAGAGAGGCCCCTCATATCAGATGATGTGGCTGTGGTCCTAGAACAAAGTAATGATTTTGGCAGAAATTATGATCTAGAGGGAGCTTGCAATCAAAATGAAGGGTTTTTGCGCTCACCTCAAACACATGGACTTGTTTATAAACAGAGGCTTCCCTCTGCATCTCCCATTGTAAATcaaggtttcaaattttttcttttcattttgcaTGCACATATTTTCAATCAATTGTTATGTTTTAGTTTCTGTATGTGTTGTTAGTATGATCACAGTTTTATtatgggaaattataaaaaataggcaaaagtaagggggtttaagcgaaattgcccaaaaaattcagattaaagcaaaaatgcgcaacttttgtgaaatgtcgaaactgcccatatataaacccagcaaattttcactgtccCCACTGTGAAATCACTGTTCAAAAACAGGGGAAAATTCGAAATTTTCCCCTGCCCCACTGTCATCGCATTGTCGGCCGGATTTTCGTggtttccggcaaccgaaaatggcacagCACGTTAGAATATCTTCCGTCATCTCGTTTGAATtaagttattgtttatattattgagatttgagtgagattttgcggtttagggtttagggtttcgattttaaacaatgcttgaaatgttttgattcttggttgatttcgttgaattggttgaggggttttgtgttataaattacgtagatttgatttgtgttgaaatcggaggccgaaacgacGAATTTTGGCTGAAAATCCCTTCCGAATAGTTCGGCAGTCTGAtagtgggaacagtgtttcccactgtcggacgatttctcccactgttgacagtgggttagggggcttacttagtgtttttaaaatattagggagCTGTGTGAGAGTCCTCATTCCACTGtagactttttttaaatttgccaCGTGACAGTGGGctgttgggtggaaattaacttttttaaaactatagggtttatatgagaTAGACTTTGAacaaccataacttttgatccgggaggagttatgaggcctataatatatcaacgcaaagctcgtttcgagctctataacgacaACCAGCTTCGTCGGTTGCACtaaatttggaggccaaaataaaactgtttcaatgtgtattatgcagttttattattttatcaaatttaggattttcggtttttatgattttgagtttgtttgtgaccggattagacttttttcatatgtaattttcaaatttgatatttgtaattatgatgtgcttttttaaacacgttttacgatgtaattacgaaatttttgatcgatttttcggttttctcgttcataaactatttgaacatgtagttttataaatttagatctgttttttagattttcaagtaattttttgattattgatattctagggtatttcaatatatctatttattcataacatattattcGAGTctatatatcctaaaacggtaaaattcgaaaaaacggaactgaaattcaaattctaaaagttgaaataccctagaatgacaacaattgaaaaattcttcgaaacaatcgaaaaattcttcgaaaatctggaaaatacgagtcgatatatcataaaactgtgaaattcgaaaaaacggaactgaaattcgaattctaaaaattgaaataccctagaatgacaacaatcgaaaaattcttcaaaaatctgaaaaatatgagtcgatatatcgtaaaacggtgaaattcgaaaaaacctaaaatttcatttataatgctcctacaatgtttaatatcaaaatgccccccaattttaataacattttatttgacccctcaattatctatttctacaatttcattgagaaatttataatgctcttataatgtttaatatcaaaatgcctccctaattttaataaaatttcatttaacctctcaTAAtaagtgaggagggtttatataaatgaggggaagggtaattttggcattttagaaaaagtcatgagcatttttgcttaggaatagtgaatttgggcattttgcttgaaaatagtgaccttgggcatttttgcttagtagGAGGGTATTTtgaccattttttataatttcccgtTTTATTATTGACTTCTCCCAGGTGATAACTTGGTTCTAGATGTAATTTCTGATACTTCGGAGGATCTTTTGGTTAGCCAGACACTTAAGAGGCCAATTTCACAGAACACTTAGCTGAATTGCAAAAACATAGACAGCAAGATTTAAGTCCTAATCTGAAGTTTGTTGCAAGTAGTGATAAGGTTCAAGAGTATGTACCTAAGGGTGTTGTAGATCAAAgtaatatctttttcttttcgcTTATATGAAGagtttaattatttacatgCCATTGCATGTGGCTGAATTTGTAAAACATGCCATCTTATCTTTCTGTTAGAAGTGCAGGAAGCTGCCTTTCCTTGGAGGTTATATCTGGTCCATCTTGTGGGGTTTGCTGTTCTGTACAGTCAACATGTGCTTCTAGGCTGCCACTGACTCTTGGAAGAGTTTCTCCCAGTGACTTGTTACTGAAAGATTCTGAGGTGTCGGGGAAGCATGCATTGATAAACTGGAATTCAGATGTAATATTCATGAAGTGTTCCATTCTGATCTGCATTTGGATTGTGCCACGTAATATGAATGATTGGTATAATAGACATGTTGTATTGGTTTCAGAAATTGAAATGGGAGCTGGTGGACATGGGTAGTCTAAATGGGACTCTATTGAATTCACAGTCAATTAACCATCCTGATTCTGGAAGTAGACATTGGGGTGATCCAATTGAGATTGCTACTGGAGACATAGTTACTCTTGGCACAACTTCGAACGTATATGTAAGTCAATAGAGTGTCAAAAGGTTCATGTGTTTGTGGTTGGTTAGGTTTTTCTGGCATCTTCATACTTTGAGCGTATACATATTGCTATCATAATTTCTAGCCAATAGATGACACTTTTCTGGAAAATATGTGTGAGTTAGCGGAACAGAATAATCGATGAAGTGCATGACAAGTTCAATGAGATGTGGCAATCCTTGGATGTGCTGTTATTTTCTTCTCATCTTAAGTAAACTTGTTTCGTCCAATTTCATTTCCCTGCTTTAAAAGGAAAGGACATAGATAAgagtaaaaaaattagatttatatgACACCTTAAGCAAACAcattattatagattttttgcCACTATTAAGAAATTATAGCAAAAGCATTTTTAGAGATTCAGtatcttttgatatgatttattttcaatattctgTACTCTTAATTGCTTATTTGGAAATACTTTGAATTAGTACTTTTAATTCTTAAGTTGTAAAATTTATTACGTTGGATCTGCTATTTTCCTtagtttttattcaaatatgtaATTCTTTTTGGTGGCAGGTTCAAATCACATCGCAAACTGAGACTCAGATTCCTTTTGGTGTTGGTGTGGCATCAGATGCCATGGCTTTGCGTCAGGGAGCAAAGAAACTTCCAATGGAAGATGTGTGTTATTATCACTGGCCTCTTCCTGGAGCTGATCAGGTTTGTTAgagttatttattttgttttctagtgaatatatgtatattcatgAAGGGcttacattattatttaactgCTCACTTCACAGTTTGGGTTATTTGGTATTTGTGATGGACATGGTGGTGCAGCAGCTGCCAAATCTGCTAGCGAGTATGTATTTCTATTTAACCGTTTGTGTGCTTGCcatatgattaatatatatatatatatatatatacagatatATATAAGCCCATACCTAAGACTagttttatctctctctctctctctctctataaatatatatatactcctTTTGTGGATGTTTTCATGAGTTTATTACTGGAGGTTATTGGGAGGGAATTGAATTGAGGGGTGCATACAATTGAGGAAGCAAGGAAGACAAGATGGCAATTATGATAATTGAATTATCCTTGCATAAAAAATGGATGATAACCACAGATGTTCTTTTGCTTGATCTGCTTTACAGCtacaaatttgattttgggGGAGATAAATTATGAAGATTATAGTATAAATCTACTGGACTGAAATATGGAAGTGATTTCCGCGGTTCACAATATTAGCTGAATTATGTGCTCTATGGCATTTGGTTGTATTCatacaaatatttaacaaaatgtttgtatacaatataaattgatttaattccATGACACCTAGCAACAGAAATTATTTGTTTCTGTG contains:
- the LOC123220053 gene encoding LOW QUALITY PROTEIN: protein phosphatase 2C 70-like (The sequence of the model RefSeq protein was modified relative to this genomic sequence to represent the inferred CDS: inserted 1 base in 1 codon); this translates as MVAMQESIVVLAILLMLILILVLIVIACKPWRFFDSSSRSRIIVKADELERPLISDDVAVVLEQSNDFGRNYDLEGACNQNEGFLRSPQTHGLVYKQRLPSASPIVNQGDNLVLDVISDTSEDLLVSQTLKRPISQNXLAELQKHRQQDLSPNLKFVASSDKVQEYVPKGVVDQRSCLSLEVISGPSCGVCCSVQSTCASRLPLTLGRVSPSDLLLKDSEVSGKHALINWNSDKLKWELVDMGSLNGTLLNSQSINHPDSGSRHWGDPIEIATGDIVTLGTTSNVYVQITSQTETQIPFGVGVASDAMALRQGAKKLPMEDVCYYHWPLPGADQFGLFGICDGHGGAAAAKSASETLPKMVADILSDSHKRERVLAQCDASDVLRDAFSLTEASMNHYYEGCTATVLLVWTDADENLFAQCANVGDSACVINVDGKQIKMTEDHRITSNSERVRINEAGEPLKDGETRLCGLNLARMLGDKFLKQQEARFSSEPYVSQVVHIDQASKDFAILASDGFWDVISFKRANQLVLQMREKYSAEKVNSAEKIANVLLSEARTLRTKDNTSIIFLDFDSTFRKACKIDS